Proteins encoded within one genomic window of Mya arenaria isolate MELC-2E11 chromosome 13, ASM2691426v1:
- the LOC128215556 gene encoding phospholipid phosphatase 1-like isoform X2, translating to MDNCFVNGRQLCRWRITLAVIIDVILYMIVGIPVLFLFLRGTPSERGFLCDDPTLSLPYRPETVSTSVLIIAGFSVSIGVVLLVELLNTVDRKCHRPFQGADELGFCVRGYSVFLVGFQLQQLIVEFVKNQMGLLRPNFLDVCQPQFNRSLCPGYINEYTCSDIEHGVDEIRDSRQSFPSGHASFSMYIAVYFSFYIQRRLHVSFSRIVKLFLQFGLVFLSLICGLGRIHDNKHHPADVIVGFVVGLTTAILVFELVGDKLLTAGKHSGVLALQSTDELQNCCSCGVTTPTIGDPETPAPLIQNDYFSGISNGNGRVNTNMCNLKLNDIPNVKRHMSTPIPPRQQAECD from the exons ATGGATAACTGTTTTGTTAACGGACGACAATTATGTCGGTGGCGGATTACCCTTGCAGTAATTATTGATGTTATCCTGTACATGATag TGGGGATCCCGGTATTGTTTCTTTTCCTCCGAGGGACGCCGTCTGAGCGCGGCTTCCTATGTGACGACCCGACCCTCTCTCTCCCGTACCGACCGGAAACCGTCTCCACTTCCGTTCTCATCATCGCCGGCTTCAGCGTCTCGATTGGCGTG GTGTTGCTGGTGGAGCTGCTAAACACGGTTGACCGAAAGTGTCACCGACCCTTCCAGGGTGCTGACGAGCTAGGCTTCTGTGTGCGTGGCTATAGCGTTTTTCTTGTTGGGTTCCAGCTGCAGCAGCTTATTGTGGAATTCGTAAAAAACCAGATGGGTTTACTCCGGCCCAACTTCTTAGACGTTTGCCAACCCCAGTTTAATCGGTCACTTTGTCCGGG GTACATCAACGAGTACACTTGTTCCGATATTGAGCACGGAGTAGACGAGATTCGGGACAGTCGACAGTCTTTCCCTTCTGGCCACGCATCATTTTCCATGTACATTGCAGTGTATTTTAGT TTTTACATCCAGCGGCGGCTACATGTGTCGTTCTCTCGGATTGTGAAACTGTTTCTTCAATTCGGACTCGTTTTCCTCTCGTTGATCTGCGGTCTCGGCCGTATCCATGACAACAAGCACCACCCTGCTGACGTCATCGTTGGATTTGTCGTCGGTCTAACCACAGCAATACTAGTG TTTGAACTCGTCGGGGACAAGCTCCTGACAGCAGGTAAACATTCTGGCGTCCTTGCTCTCCAGTCAACGGATGAACTACAAAACTGTTGCTCATGCGGGGTGACCACTCCTACAATTGGTGATCCGGAGACACCCGCGCCGTTGATACAGAATGATTACTTCAGTGGCATATCAAATGGTAATGGACGCGTTAATACAAACATGTGCAATCTGAAATTGAATGACATACCAAATGTGAAGCGTCATATGTCAACACCTATCCCACCAAGACAGCAGGCGGAATGCGATTGA
- the LOC128215556 gene encoding phospholipid phosphatase 1-like isoform X1, which translates to MIVGIPVLFLFLRGTPSERGFLCDDPTLSLPYRPETVSTSVLIIAGFSVSIGVLQQLIVEFVKNQMGLLRPNFLDVCQPQFNRSLCPGYINEYTCSDIEHGVDEIRDSRQSFPSGHASFSMYIAVYFSFYIQRRLHVSFSRIVKLFLQFGLVFLSLICGLGRIHDNKHHPADVIVGFVVGLTTAILVFELVGDKLLTAGKHSGVLALQSTDELQNCCSCGVTTPTIGDPETPAPLIQNDYFSGISNGNGRVNTNMCNLKLNDIPNVKRHMSTPIPPRQQAECD; encoded by the exons ATGATag TGGGGATCCCGGTATTGTTTCTTTTCCTCCGAGGGACGCCGTCTGAGCGCGGCTTCCTATGTGACGACCCGACCCTCTCTCTCCCGTACCGACCGGAAACCGTCTCCACTTCCGTTCTCATCATCGCCGGCTTCAGCGTCTCGATTGGCGTG CTGCAGCAGCTTATTGTGGAATTCGTAAAAAACCAGATGGGTTTACTCCGGCCCAACTTCTTAGACGTTTGCCAACCCCAGTTTAATCGGTCACTTTGTCCGGG GTACATCAACGAGTACACTTGTTCCGATATTGAGCACGGAGTAGACGAGATTCGGGACAGTCGACAGTCTTTCCCTTCTGGCCACGCATCATTTTCCATGTACATTGCAGTGTATTTTAGT TTTTACATCCAGCGGCGGCTACATGTGTCGTTCTCTCGGATTGTGAAACTGTTTCTTCAATTCGGACTCGTTTTCCTCTCGTTGATCTGCGGTCTCGGCCGTATCCATGACAACAAGCACCACCCTGCTGACGTCATCGTTGGATTTGTCGTCGGTCTAACCACAGCAATACTAGTG TTTGAACTCGTCGGGGACAAGCTCCTGACAGCAGGTAAACATTCTGGCGTCCTTGCTCTCCAGTCAACGGATGAACTACAAAACTGTTGCTCATGCGGGGTGACCACTCCTACAATTGGTGATCCGGAGACACCCGCGCCGTTGATACAGAATGATTACTTCAGTGGCATATCAAATGGTAATGGACGCGTTAATACAAACATGTGCAATCTGAAATTGAATGACATACCAAATGTGAAGCGTCATATGTCAACACCTATCCCACCAAGACAGCAGGCGGAATGCGATTGA